The DNA segment TGGGGTAGGCTACGGGGCTGCTTATGGAGCCGGTCCCAGGGCTCCCCCTTATCTGCACAGGGAGGCCCCAGgcagctctcccctcccccagccATCCGAGGGGCCCTCTCAGCGTTCCTCACCCTCAGGGCttcccctcccctgcctgcccccggCGGGGCTCCCCCCTTTTTACCCCGAATCGAGGGGCGAGGAGAGCCTTGGGGCTGCAGGGCGGGGGGCGATCGCACACCCACCCCTCTCCTAAATACCCCGGGGGGGGTCGGTGCCCCCCCAGTGCTGTAATCCAGCGCCTTGTGCCCCggggcagcaggctgctggtgaAATGGGCTCTGTAAACGAAAGGGCAGCTCGGATTATGAAACCCCGTGCGTGCCGCCCGGCAGATTACGCTTCCTTAGCGAGGGCTCGGGGCCCGACCCGTGAAGTTTGGATTACAAACAGCCGCTGCTGGGCTTTCTGCTGACGGCAGCggtggggctgggcagagctcaCGAGGGCCGCTGAGTCCCTTCTGAGCCGTGTCGGGGAGCAGAGCCACCCTCTGTGCCTCGTCTGGGGGCTCGGAGGGGCCCCCGTGTGACGGGAGGTTGGTCCTCGGGGTGATTTGTGACCCACCTGGGGGCTTGGGTGTGTGGTTTTGGGGTCAGACCCCgctgggggtggcagcaccGTTTGTGGAGGGGCTTTGGGggctgctccaggcatgcagagGGAGCCGTGGTGCTGTGtcggggcaggcagcagctcctggtgctcaggAGGCTCCTTAAAAGTGCAATAGTTGCGGAAAATATCGGGGTTTTTGCAGGGTtgggggctgtgctgtgttgCTGGTCGGTTTAGGGGTCGGGTGTGAGTCTGCTGGCATGGTTTGGGGTGTAGGGCatgtagaaagagaaaaattgctCCCCCCGAGTGCTGTTGGTGTGGGCACGGTGCAGAAAACGGCAAAATTGGTGCTCAGGAGCCCGGCGGGCAGGGTCTGGGGGTACAGCTCTGcaccagggatggtgacaccgGCACTGAAATCTggaaaatgtgaaggaaaacGGCTCAAGGGGCATTCTGTGAAATGTCCTGGAGGTGGGATCTGTGCAGGGGGGGCTGATGAAGCTCCTGTGTTTGAGGAAAAAGGGTGAGATTCCAGGTGGCTTCCAGGTAGTGCCGCTCAGGGGGTGTGGAATGGGTTCGTGGGGGGAATTGGGGGAATTTCAACAGCGAAATGTGCCATCAAATTGGTGGGataacagagaaagaaaccatTTCCGAAGCGGTGAGGGGCACGGGGAGGTAACTCTCCTCCCAGCCGTGTTGAATTCGGTCTCCTCACGCCTTCCACCCGAGGTTTTGCTGCGTTCTCTCCTCACAGAGCTCGttttctcctcctgccttccctggcGTCCCCCGAGGAACACGGGAGGAAGACAAGAAGCGTTTGGGTGACATTGTGGCAGCGGGCTCCATTCGTGCCACATCGCTGGCGGGGCAGGGACTGTTTCTGGGTTATGGGACCCACCCCCTCCACGGATCATCATTTCTGAGCCCCGTGCCCTGAGGCATCAGCTTTGGGGTCTGGAGGGGTGAGAAAACCCCAAAGCTGCTCGGGTTTGCTGGTCCTGAGAGAATAACCCCGCGGGTTTTAGGGtcagcaggggctgctgtgcccCCGGGCTGGCTGCAAACGTTGTCTGTGACCACGAGACGCCCCTTGGATAACTCTCCTCAGCTTGGGTATCTCCTTCCAGGGCTTTCCAAGAGCTGACTTGCCTGGAATTTGCAGAACCCGACTGCGGGGCTGGCGAGCTGCTTTGGGATCCGGGGAAGCTGCTTGGAAgaggaggcggcggccgcccgCAGCTGGCGGTGGTCCTGGGGCTGCAAACAGAGCGACCCCAGCCTTGGGGACAGGTTCTGGGCTCCGTCGAGGTGCCAGACCCGTCAGCAGGAAGGATTGAGGAGAAACGGGGTTCTCCATGCACCTGTAGGGGCAAGGATCTCTGCTTTTCAGCCCCAAAGGGAGCCCGCCGTGTGCCTGCCCCCTTGtccaggctgctgtggggagctgaggggccACCTCGGGGCTCTGTGCAGCCAGCACTGGCCCAGGTCCCTactggggaggggaggattTCGATAATTTCCCGCAGAATTTTGTCGCTTGAGCGGTAGGTTATGACCTCACGGCCgatttctcccttttttaaatgaattattcaCCAGTAGCGACCAGTAAAAGgggcagggatggagctgggacgtgctgggctgggaggtggctgtgctttgggggtgctgcagccaccaCCGGGGCGTCTCCGTGGGCCGGAGGAGGATGAGCACGGCCAAGGAACCTCGGGCATGGGAAGGAAAAGCTCGGGCACCGCTCGTTTTCTTACAGCCTCGCCAGATTTCTCTCCCCGTGACGTTTCAGCCCTGCCTCGTGCATTGTACACCGCCCGGGTGACCTGCCAGGAGGCAGGGAGCTCCCCTCGCTCGCTGACGGAGTTGTGTGGAGCCTATATCAGCACCAAGCAAGCTGCAAACTAAAAGCCACAAATTTGGGGCATTTCGGAAGCTGTGAGTGCATCCAGCAAGCCACAGAGACACATCTTCATCCCGAGCCACCTCTGAACGCTGCCTGGGGGCTTTTCTGGGCGATTCCTCCTGAGCCTGCGGGGTGCAGGGACACAGAGCACTGCCTGCGTGGTGGGCACAGAGGATCCGAGGATTTTTTGAAGCAGCTCCACGCCGCACAGCCCCGTTTTTATCCCCTGGCCTCAGGAACTTCTGCCTCCGGGCTGGCCGAACAAATTTTTGCTCCATCACAGCGCCCAGGAGCCACGGGGCTCAGTCAGCTGAGCCACGGGGCTGGCAGAACTCCCCATGCTAATTAGGGAGGGGAAACAACCCCCTGGCTGAGCGCTAATTACAACGGTCGAGCTTTTACGACGGTGGAGCCCCCGAGGGCagagggctgccagcagcaccgtTTGGCCACTCTTGGCTatcccatttttatttgttggcTGTTCCCAGCTGGCTTTTTAGCCCTTTTTCGTTGCTTGTGGCACAATTCTGACGCGGTGGCAGTGCCGATGCCCCCTGCTCCGAGGGGCTGGGAGCCTCAAGGGCCCGGTGTCGCCGGCTGCTGCGCCTCGTTCCAGGCAAGCCTCGGGGGTGGTGTGTCAGGAAAAGCTTTCCCTTGGTCTTTGAACCAGGTTGGTGCTCAGATACGAGGGAGAGGCCGCGATTTtatgggagggagggaagaaaagagcttcagggctgcccagctgctccGAATAACCCCGAGGAGACGCGGCGAGGAACCTTCCTGTCCCTGGCAGCCTCCTGTTGCTGGAGGACACCCCGGCCGCCTGGCCCAGGTACTCGTGCAGCCCCGGAGCTCTGAAAATGTGAGGAATTTTGGGGGATGGCTGTCCAGCTCGGCTGGGACTCCGGGAACCTGTGGGGGATCCCTGTGAGCTCCCCTAAAAcggagctggaggagctcagAGCGGGAAGgttggggctgagctgctgccgGGTTtgtggagcagcagagctgagcttcACCCAGGGCTGTGGCGTTGCCATCAAACGTGGAGTTAAAGTAAAAACGTTTTCGTGGTTCTGTGACTCCCCTTAGCTCGTGGCCCCTCTTCCAAGGGGTGACTTCGTCGTTGGCAGGCGCCGCGAGGAATTTGGGGGAGGAATTAGAAACGCGGGCAGGGGAAGCGCCGCGCTCGCTAGCACAGAATTGCTCCAAGATGTTTCTCAGCCTGTCAGCTCTTCTCCCCAATGGCTGATCGTGTCTTCCTTTCAACTCAGTAACaactctttctgtctctttttttaagggaaaattcGAGGTCTTTCTGCATTAGCCTTTATTATTTCTCCGCAGCCGGACACGGGCagctatttaaaagaaatctggaaaataattttggtggaaaaaaaacagagttcGGGCAGACAGCGCCGTTCCAGAAAATATCAAGAGAAAAGTTTGGTCTCGAACCTCAGCTTTTTTTCAGCTCCATTAggtttttaaaatctgcttctcTACTGGTGCTGTCCCTTTAGTAGGTAAATGGGTTTCGGGAAAGGATGTAAAATGTCAGCTCTGTTAATCCAGGCTTGTTTCTATTTCGGCTATAAAATCGTAGAAAAATATAGGCTGCgagggacttctggaggtcatctgctcCGTGCTCGTCGTGCTGCAGTTCCAGCGGTAGGAAAATGCAGGAATTGGGTTTCTGTTGCGAGACAGAGCACAGGTTTTTGGTGAAGTCTGTTACTGTTGCTTCTTCCTTTAGGGTTAACGCGGGATTTGCTTGATGCTGGCTGCTGGTCGGCTGCACTGTGGTGTTGAAACATGTCCTGAGCTTTTAATTTCAGGGGCACCTGCCTGGTTTGAGGTTCTCTGAGTGCTGCAGAATCGAGCACGCCGTCCCTGGGTGGCTTCATAGGCGAGGGATCGGCGGGCTGCATGGCTGATAACTGGAACGTTCCCCACTAACGAAGCACGTTGTCTAATTGTGATTTCAGAGCCTGGCTTTGGGCTGTTTCAGTGAAAGGTGaggcctggctgcagctggggatgaGGGGCAGGAACATTCCCTTGGTTCCGGGCTGCCAAATGCCccggctgctgcctgcccgTGGTCTGTCAGCGATGAAGGAGCTCACGCTGATCCTTCGAGGCCTTTCTAAGGGCAGGTCTGAGTGAAACCACCCGCAGCACCTCCTGCACGAGCTCAAGTGGCAGAGCTGCCACCAGGAGCCACCCGGAGATGTCTTTGGTGTGCCTGGGGGCATCACCCcgagcagaggagctgctccgtGCCCCGGCGGTGCCAGGCGGGTGACCGAGGGCTTTGTCCTCGCTGCTCCCTGCCGTGTAGCACTCGTGTCCTATTCCTCAGCTGAGCACTTTGCCAGAGAGAGAGGATgattttcagagctgtgctgtgttcTCCTGAGCCTTGGACACTTCAGCTTGGCTCCACATCACCCCAAATGCTGGAGCATCTCCTGGTGGCAGCGatggcagctgcaggcagccccttGGTGGCACTTGAGCTGCGTGTGGGTGCAGCGGGTGCCGTGGTGCTGCCGAGCAGCTTGGGGCAGTCCCTGCCACTGTAAGTTATCCTCTGATGCTCTCGTTTATGCAGGAATTAATAAATCACCTCTTCTCTTCAGCTTCTGACCGCAGCAGCACAGCTGACCCTTCAATGTGCTCGGGACACTGTTTGTTGAGGTGTAGTTGCCACTCCTGCTGTAGATTTTTGGCCTGAAAACTGCAAGCTGAACTGATGTTGTGTGACCACACCTGTACCTGATACTTGTCCTCAGCTGTCCTTTACCTCAGAGAGCTGGGATCCGCTACGAAATCATCCCCAAGGAAAGCAGAATCGGTTCCCTAGCACTTTGAGTAGACAAAGTGGGAAGTTCTCAGGCCAGGAAGTTTGTGCACGGCAGCAACTGCTTCAAACCCAAATCCTCTCTGCagattctttcctctttccccgTCAGGAGCAGCAGACGGCGATACCTGCCTTCACGGGCGCTGGGTGCCATTCTTAGAAGCTCCAGTCGatgatttcctgaaaaaaaaacaacaaaaaaaaaccctctctgAGCTGTCTGTTACAGCACGGAGCTTGTGCGAGGCTGCAGCTCCATGACAAGAAAATATCCGCTCTGAAGTTTGATCTATCTTTAGATAATGAGAttgatttctccttttttttttttttcccccctgctgAAACAATGATCTTTCTCAGCTGAACGACGTGGAGCAGCCGTGGGCAAAACTGCCAAGTCATCTTAGGCGTGCGTGGCCTCCGTTGCTTCCCACCCCAGCACTGGGCAGATGAAAGAGCAAGCTGGAAGCACAAGGAACgaggagaaacaaaaccaggatGAAATGTTGAAATTGGGAGTGTGCTGGTAAAGCTGCCCCTTCTGCTGCCCTCCACGGGTGGCTGTTGGGTGTCCGGCTGCCTCCTGGGCATCCGAGTCGTGGACACAAATCTGTGAGGTCTTGGGTGATTGCCTGATCTTCAGGAATGTGTTTTGTTAGGGGAATAACGCTTTGGGAATTGATTTTTAGTAATATTTCATGTTCTTTGCTTACCCGCCACCTGGCTGAAGTGTCCCGTGCGTTGCTGCGCTGAGCCTGGTCCCGTCCCTGCTGCGGATTTTGTGTCCCTTCGTGCCCCCGGGGCTGGattcctgctgccctgccccacCTGGAGCCGCCCTCGAAGGATTTGCCTGTCAGTCGGTCACAAAATGAGCCCCGTTACCAGGCTTTGTGCCACTAGAGGAGGCTTAGTCCATGGCAAGAAGAGAAATGGGAATGTTTCTGCATCTGAATGCGGGaccagctgctgggggagcagcgTGAAATGGGGAAGGACGTCAGAGCCCTGCCCTTGGGTCACCCCCTGCCCTCGTAGCCAGCAGCTCTCGCTGGGATCCTTGCAGCAGGCACCAAAGGGACCAGCAGGAAGCTGCCACCAGCAGGATTCTCCTGGAATTTTCTCGTGCAATGCATCCCGATAGCCTCACCGAGCCGCTCCGAGTCCATTTCCAGCTCTCTCTGATTAATTTCTGATGAATGCTGCTGTTACTTCCTCCAGCAAACCATCCCCGGGGATTTCAATTCCAGCTCTgccccctgcacagccctgccagaCCCCAACCGAGCTCCTCCACCCCGCAGCACGGCTTCCTTCCTCACGAGTGGATTTGGCAGCTGACAGTcttgtatttaaatgttttatgccCGTGTCAGCTTCCACATCTGGTGGGGGATttgaggggtgccaggggcctGCTGTCAGGCAGGGCAGTGCCTCTGGTACGAGATCAGAGCGCCTGGCAGCGTTTGTTGAAGTGTGGGGCTGTCTGCCCTAAAAAATCAGACATCTTGCCCGGTTTTCAGCGGGCTTTATTGACTTTACCAGTGATGGCAAGCATGCTTGTGGTAGCTAGGCTGGATTTATAAAAACTAGGAGGCTTAAATTCAGTCTCAACAATCAGGTTTTGATACAGGAGCTGGGATTCTCGACTGAATGCTGTTATGCCACCataaaatctgtgctttctAACGTTGGGTAATACTACCAGGGTCACCTGTAGGTGTCTTTCCTCACCTCAGGGCGTTGTACCCCTGCAGGGTATGTATCAGCAGAGTTGGAAGCACGCCCCAAGCCTGGCTGGGAGGTGATGATGTTCCCCATTATTTGGGTATTTAGGTCCTGCCGAGGCTCTCTGCGGCCTTCACAAGGCCCCTAGAAAGCGGTGTGCTCCAGAAAGAAGCTTCAACCATGCACCACTGAGTTTGGTTTTACTGAGGAACCCAGGTTTTGACCATGATTCCTCTTTAAGGGAAGTAAAAGTTGAGGTAAACTTCCCTACATCACTGGATGAGGGAACCGACACCAGGCTGGTCTTGGGGAGgcccagcagagagctgctctgTGACCGGTGTCCTTCCAGTGCGTCCCAGTCCTAAATGGGCACAGACTGGGGCGTTTCTTTGTCATAtagggagcagcagcactgctcctggctgcctctGACAAAAAATCCTCTGAGCGTCTTCAAATGCTTTGTAACGACCGGCCTCAGTGAGATCTTCCCAGGGTCCTGAGCTCCGATTGCtgaatttttaacaaaaaaactgaacgtggggacagcaggggagcCGAGCTGACTCCCAAGActcccagggctctgctttAAACGCAAAGTGGTGCTTCCAGAAATCGAGACTTGGGGATGTGCCTAATTTAGGCCGCACGGGTGACCTTGGAAATCCGTCAGCTGTTGGCAGCGGCGATGGCCAGCACCTTGCGAGGGGGGCACGGCTCGTGGATTTTCTGCTCCGCACGCCGCGGGAGGAGCCCTCGCTGCGGGGCCGAGGGGAGGAGGCCCTGAGCTGATAGGGAGCACGCCGCGTTCCTTCCCCTTGGGGAAGTTATCTCTGCAGCCATAAGCCAGGAACTCGGTGCCCAAAGTGGCTGAGGTGTGCGCGGGGTGTTCCTGCTCCTGGCGGGGCTGAgcggtgctgtgctgtgtgagGGAGGGCAGGCAGGCGGCTTCCAGGGCCCGACGAACGATCCCAGACCCGTGGCTGGGCTCCAGCTTCTCCTTTTCAGCAGCTTTTAATGAttaacttcagtatttttatagtGTCTTGAGATTTTAAcctttgggttttattttctctccgCAGTTGGAAGAATCTTGAGGCCTGTCTGAGGCCTTTCTCCTCTGTCCAGCCTCGGAGTTCGGGTGGCCCCTGGTTTCAGACATCTCCTCACTCCCACCTGCCAACCTGTCTGATATGTCGGGACCCGTGCCGAGCAGGGCCAGGGTTTACACGGATGTGAACACACACAGACCCCGGGAGTACTGGGACTACGAGTCGCATGTTGTTGAGTGGGGGTAAGTCCCGGGGCTGCACTGGGCTCTTTCGTGCTCTTTGGCAGATGTGTGTGCGTGGCACGTGTTGGgatctcagcttttctttgggATCGCAGATGGTGGAATAACCTGTTGCGTACCTGAGAGTGTTTCTTGTCAAAATTTGAGATCCCCAGCAGTGCGAAAGCATTTTTAGCATCTCCCTTGAGAGCTTGGTTTGAGGAGTTTTTGCCAGGTAGCCAGGAAACTTGTCCTCCCAGAGGgaaagaagtcttttttttctctgaaacacGCTAAATGGTCCTGGGTGTAGGGCcgaaaagaagtgaaaaggttttgtttcagaCTTGGAGGAGTGAAGAGACTCAGCAAACTGAATTAGGTCATGGTGTTTTTTCACTTgttgctctgctctctgcaagtGACTACAAAAGACACACGTACGCTCCTCCTTGAAGGAAGGAGGCGTCTAAATTGATCTCATGACTAAACCGTCCAAGAATCAGATGGCAGCGCTGCCAGTTTCCTAGCTCTGTGTTCCTGCTTTGTGCAGCAGGGCTCGGGCTGAGGCCTGGCCTCAGCTTTGCTGCAGTTCCACTTTCCTGAAGTGCGAGCTGGCTTCTGAGCGTTACTGGTGCCTCGTGCCCAGACTCTTTCTAAGCGGGCCAGCCCTGAAGTTTTGGCCTTTATGGctttattgatattttaatgttatattaGGGAAAACGTAGCTTCCAAATCTATGGACTGCTGAAAGGCATGGCTCAAATTTGCTGAAATGCAGATGGGCTCGTGTCCCTTACggcaaaaagaaacagtttgtgGATTGAATCTGACTTGGGCAAAGAGAAGCTGCCTGGTTCTTAATTCTTAATCATCACGTTCCGATTTCAGGTGCTCGTTAAGCCACCTTGTCTGCAAGGTGAGTCAGTGATTGAGGAGTGCCATGTGAACTCTGATGCAAATGATGAACTCTTTGGAACTTTACCTTTTTATCTCCGCAGGAATCAAGATGACTACCAGCTAGTTCGCAAGTTAGGCCGGGGCAAATACAGTGAAGTATTTGAAGCCATCAACataacaaataatgaaaaagtagtTGTTAAAATTCTCAAGGTGAGCAGGGATTTGGGCAAAACGTGGAATCTGTCTTGAGGTGATTGGGAGGtcagaaaatgcagcatttggtctaaaatgcttttatgttCTAAAACTGAAATCCTTAAAGTCTGGCTTCAGAGCCTCATTCGGTGAAACAGGCTGTTATTTTAACCTCCTAATAAGAAACCCTGTGCTTCGTTACTGAGTTAAATTTCTGCCTGCAAGGAATTAGCCTTTATCGTAAAGAAGCCCTGATGTGCAACACATTTTTACTTGGAGCTAGAAAAGTCTTCAAGAGCTGACCAGAGAATTCTCACCTCCTCCAACCACCAGTGCCCTGGCGTGCTTTCAGGTGGATGGAGACCTCTGAGCTGAGGGGATCGTTGTCCTTTAAAGCCAACGATTAAACTCACTGACTGCTAAccttaaatttttcatttctgctttgcaCGTTCCGTTGTAGCCATAATATCTTTCCAGACTGAGTTAGGGTCTCCTGGAAACGGGTTGTTCCACAGACGTGATTGGTGAAACGCCTTCGTTTAGTGGCCCTCAGGTAGCTGGAGGACTTCTCAGAGTTAGACGTTTACCACACGCCAGTTAACAAGTTTTTGACTATTGGATCATGTTCAGACaacttccctttaaaaaaaaaaaaattaaaaagccaaaTTCATAACTCTTTTTCACATGAAACTAATGTTTCTGGCTGTCAAGAATGTATCATAAGAAAGGAGCCTGCAGATGCTTGAGCCCTTACTGGAATGATGCATAGTCAGGTAACAAGTCCAGCTGTTTGGAGTTAATTTGCAAAGCTTCTGATGTATTTTGTGAACTTACAGTCACATACCTTTGCCATCTAGACGTTGAGCTATGTGCCTCACTTTACTGGGACACTTTGTCTTATGCTTTGGGTTTCTGTTCTTCAGCctgttaaaaagaagaaaatcaagcGTGAAATCAAGATCTTAGAAAACTTGCGAGGCGGTCCCAATATAATCACTCTTGCAGATATAGTAAAAGACCCTGTGGTGAGTATGGAAGGAACCCAAAGGGTTCCTTGGGGTCGTGGGTGAAGTTGCTGTGTTTGGCTTCAGCTCTgatttggctttttgttttctcctgctcttAAATCGTGCTTTTGAATCCCGTAATCAGATCACCCCTTAATCTGATTAACTCCTTGTAGAGGCCCTTCCCCTGCGGGTCACTTCAGCCCCTCACTCTGTAAGGAGGAGGTACCAGTGAACTGAGAAGTTAATTTGTTCTGCAGGCAGTactgctgcaggctctggctCTGTTCCCCCTATCTGAGGGCAATTGCAACTATGTCTGAGGCAGAGGGGGGTTTTAGAGTAAAAATGATTGAATTATCCtaaatgaaagcaatttatCTCAACAAgacttaactttttttctgtttcagtctcGGACCCCTGCTTTGGTTTTTGAACATGTAAACAACACAGACTTTAAGGTACGGTATGGGTTGTGCACTTCTAATGTTTTCCATTCGAAAGCCACTTGTAGTCTTGTTCTGGGAAGAGGCAAGCACATAGGGGACAGGCAAGTTCTTTACTCACTTCCTTCCGCCATACCAGCTGTCTTTAAAGATGAATTTACTTGGGAAGTAAAGCAGAAGTTTGTAATTAATCCCTTAGCACCATTTTGCCACAGAAGTTACACGAGGAGAATCCGGATTCCAAGTGGTATTGTAACCCTTGGAGCAAATTCCTGTTACCTCATGGCCCGCCGGTGCCTGTCGTAGCTTTACTCGGGCTGAGAGCACCCTTGGCCTTTTTTGAGACCCCGTCTGCAGGCGTAATGCCTCGTGCTGCTAGTGGGCAAGTGCAGCCCGAGGGAAGTAAGCTGTGTATGTGATTTGTAAGGAGAGAGGAACAGACTGAACGTCTGTGGGATCAGGGTAACTGGGGGAGTGTTTCCTGGTCATTCAAGTGGGCttggagggctgcagcagcagagaacagGGCTGGGTTTTTCTGGATTGGCACGGACGTGGTGTTTGTCCTCAGTGTTGAGCGCTgatgtaatgtgtttttttccacagcaattATACCAGACATTAACAGATTATGATATTCGATTCTACATGTATGAGATTTTGAAGGTAAGACGGTGTTTTGCTGCTTCAACAGGTTGTTTTTAGGATTTGTACTCAGCTAATCCTATAGGGATGGTTGTGTTGTCACACTAatgggggaaagggaagagagagcCTCTGGAAGAATTGCATAGAAAAATCTACATCGAGTCAAGTATCAATTGTTTAGCCTTGTTTCTGCAACAAATTCTACTCCTCTTTTGAGGATAGGAAATTGTTGTTTGGATACACTGAGATAACTCTGGATCCTAAATCAAAAgcctctgaaaacaaaactgtaaactGTAACTGGCTGGGTTTTTGCTTTAATGTCATGTGGGTCGGGTGTATTTGTTCCTCTGAagcaattattttcctcttaggAGTCTGGGGAAggggatgctttttttttttttccactaggGTCTATTAGAGGCTCTGGAATTCCATTTTTATGAGGAAGCAAACGAGGTGAAGCCAAACGCTTCTGTTGCTGATGCTTAACTTTGAGAGGGGGCTCTAGAGGTGTTGTCTGTGAGTAGTCAAGGATGTAACCCTGGGCAGCAGAGTCGTGCTACCTAGTTAGCCTTGATATATGTGGAACATTCACTTTGAATACGATGGAACTTGCAAGGTTCTTGCTATTCGAGTCCTTTGCTTTCACTTACAGGCTCTAGATTACTGCCATAGCATGGGAATCATGCACAGAGATGTGAAACCTCACAACGTCATGATTGACCATGAGCACAGAAAGGTAACGGGGCAGGGAGGGgtcctgctttttttctctgggGAGACCAGGGCTTCATTTTGGGTACTGCTGTGTAGAGGAACTAGCAGATAAATTCAAGGGAGACTGCGCTTCTATCATGTGAAAAAACTGAAATCCTGTAATGGGTTTCTAGAGGGCTGGTAAGGAGAGGAATTTTATTTAGACCAGTTGATGTTGGTGTGGGGAGAATACCTAAAGAGAGATTCCAATCTGCTTCAAAGTAACCGAAAATAGAAAACTTGTAAATGAAGCTTCCAGCTAAACTCATTTGTAGTGTGGTTCAGAAAATGGAGAGCTGGTGCATCCTTTGagccatttttctttgttttcttctgtttctagCTTAGACTAATAGACTGGGGTTTGGCTGAATTCTATCACCCTGGCCAAGAGTACAATGTCAGAGTGGCTTCCAGATATTTCAAAGGACCTGAGCTCCTGGTAGATTATCAGGTAAGAATGACCAGCATTTATCACTGACGTGTGTACAGAAAGCCCGTGCCATTTCAAGGCAGTGAACAAGAAATTCAGATATTTAGAGACCTGAAACTAAATATGACctattctaaaataaatctaaatggCTTTAGAGCCACTGATTAAAGAAACCAGTGAATTATCTGAGGATGAGCTGCAGAACTGTTGTCATGGATCCTGGAATACAActgttggattttattttttatcaaggCCACTTTTGCAGTAAGTGACAGGAATGAAACAAAGTCCTCGGGAGAATAGCTACTGCTGTGTGAACTTGTAAAGCTATAAAAACATCCCATAATCCGATGGCAGTTTGCTTTATGGAAATGCTGTGGGCTGGAAATGTCAGTGTTAGTGTTAGACCTTGTGGAGTCAGCACTTTCTGGTGCTTGCCATTAGGCCTCCCTTCTCCGCCCGTGTCTCTCGGTGATTGATAACATTGGAGGCTGCACTGAGAGTAGAAAGAGGCACTGGATCTTTGATATCTTTATGGAGAAAGATGGAAATGGGATCCCTGCGGTTCTGCTAATTGCTGTAATCCCAGTTTGAGTGACTGGGAAAGTGAGCTGAGCAGAGG comes from the Aythya fuligula isolate bAytFul2 chromosome 16, bAytFul2.pri, whole genome shotgun sequence genome and includes:
- the CSNK2A1 gene encoding casein kinase II subunit alpha; its protein translation is MSGPVPSRARVYTDVNTHRPREYWDYESHVVEWGNQDDYQLVRKLGRGKYSEVFEAINITNNEKVVVKILKPVKKKKIKREIKILENLRGGPNIITLADIVKDPVSRTPALVFEHVNNTDFKQLYQTLTDYDIRFYMYEILKALDYCHSMGIMHRDVKPHNVMIDHEHRKLRLIDWGLAEFYHPGQEYNVRVASRYFKGPELLVDYQMYDYSLDMWSLGCMLASMIFRKEPFFHGHDNYDQLVRIAKVLGTEDLYDYIDKYNVELDPRFNDILGRHSRKRWERFVHSENQHLVSPEALDFLDKLLRYDHQSRLTAREAMEHPYFYPIVKDQARMSSSNMPGGSTPVSSASMMSGISSVPTPSPLGPLAGSPVISATTTLGMPVPAAAGAQQ